A portion of the Paenibacillus hamazuiensis genome contains these proteins:
- a CDS encoding extracellular solute-binding protein → MNKKQVTGVAVTLAMGIGTVAGCSGGGGNPPAGDPSAAAGTKPAELTFFMNINMDSKAVKGFEDIEGFKEIQKRTGTTIKFQLPGDGSQFNIMLASGTYPDIAYAPNNYPGGIAKLVEDGVAIKLNDLIDKYAPNYKKILSEHPDIRKQIVLDDGTIAKFPQIDIDMHRMSYSGHMIRKDWLDKVGMKPPTTIDEWYAVLKAFKEKDPNGNGKADEIPLGERGDGLGSLNAFATSWGVLADKFQLDPKTGKVTFGPLLPGYKDYLATMNKWYKEGLLDAEFAATDKKAFEAKFANNTIGAYGGVISGINSFKDLFKDKVPDFKLIGVSPPLGPAGKAYSAHTQMVQNVPLDGAFISSQAKDPVAAVKLLDFMIGPEGSDLQNWGVEGKSYTTEGGKKKFTDAVMKSPEGFVPSEAVKKYALPTTGMVKVMDYNAWAAFELRYPEAEEANKVWFDADRSLLLPALSFKGNESQEIGSIMSEVNTYVKEMWIKFIMGNEPIDNYGKFVDTLKKMGIDKAIQIEQAAYDRFQNRK, encoded by the coding sequence ATGAACAAAAAACAAGTAACGGGAGTTGCGGTCACTCTCGCGATGGGGATCGGAACCGTAGCGGGCTGTTCGGGAGGCGGCGGAAATCCGCCGGCGGGAGATCCTTCGGCGGCGGCCGGTACGAAGCCGGCGGAATTGACTTTTTTTATGAACATCAATATGGACTCGAAAGCGGTCAAAGGCTTTGAAGACATCGAAGGCTTCAAAGAGATACAAAAACGGACCGGGACGACGATCAAATTTCAACTGCCCGGCGACGGCTCGCAGTTCAACATCATGCTCGCCTCCGGCACTTATCCGGACATCGCTTACGCTCCGAACAATTATCCCGGCGGCATCGCCAAGCTGGTCGAGGACGGCGTAGCGATCAAGCTCAACGACCTGATCGACAAATATGCGCCGAACTACAAGAAGATTTTGTCCGAGCATCCGGACATCCGCAAGCAGATCGTACTTGATGACGGGACGATCGCCAAATTCCCGCAAATCGATATCGACATGCACCGGATGTCGTACAGTGGGCATATGATCCGCAAGGATTGGCTGGATAAGGTGGGCATGAAACCTCCAACGACGATCGACGAATGGTACGCCGTTCTGAAAGCGTTTAAGGAGAAGGATCCGAACGGCAACGGAAAAGCGGATGAAATTCCGCTGGGCGAACGCGGCGACGGCCTCGGCTCTTTGAATGCGTTTGCGACGAGCTGGGGGGTGCTGGCCGACAAATTTCAGTTGGACCCGAAAACCGGCAAAGTGACGTTCGGACCGCTTTTGCCCGGATATAAGGACTATTTGGCCACGATGAACAAATGGTATAAGGAAGGCTTGCTCGACGCGGAATTCGCGGCGACGGACAAGAAGGCGTTCGAGGCGAAATTCGCGAACAATACGATCGGCGCGTACGGCGGGGTCATTTCGGGGATCAACTCGTTTAAGGATTTGTTTAAGGATAAGGTTCCGGATTTCAAGCTGATCGGGGTGAGCCCGCCTCTCGGACCGGCCGGGAAAGCCTACAGCGCGCACACGCAAATGGTGCAAAACGTACCGCTGGACGGAGCGTTTATCAGCTCCCAGGCGAAGGATCCGGTGGCGGCGGTCAAGCTGCTCGACTTCATGATCGGGCCGGAGGGCAGCGACCTGCAAAACTGGGGCGTCGAGGGCAAGAGCTATACGACCGAAGGCGGGAAAAAGAAGTTCACCGACGCCGTCATGAAAAGCCCCGAAGGCTTCGTGCCTTCCGAGGCGGTTAAAAAGTACGCCCTGCCGACAACCGGCATGGTCAAGGTGATGGACTATAACGCTTGGGCCGCCTTCGAGCTCCGTTATCCGGAGGCAGAAGAAGCGAATAAAGTATGGTTCGACGCAGACCGTTCGCTGCTGCTGCCCGCCTTGTCGTTCAAAGGCAACGAGAGCCAGGAGATCGGCAGCATCATGAGCGAGGTAAACACGTACGTCAAGGAAATGTGGATCAAGTTTATCATGGGCAACGAGCCGATCGATAACTACGGGAAGTTTGTCGACACGCTGAAGAAAATGGGCATCGACAAGGCGATCCAAATCGAGCAAGCCGCCTACGACCGCTTCCAAAATCGCAAGTAA
- a CDS encoding helix-turn-helix domain-containing protein: MKHARSYAKIYRVFIRYLLSYVILLLLPITLITLVVYNVFVGSLQDEMIAGNLNTLDKVRFAMDDQLKRIEDTTYQMMLEDNRFSQYRISDDPGYKAWGIVGELRRYAKINPFIHEIWLYYRGESSVYTSKSVYSLPMLANQAYSFGDWTEEQIARDLDSLPGPEIRPPSRDLNGSESFMRIIVPIFPNQNRPYATVVYLIKESTIQQFLSSHVRTGGSTWIIGQDNRVITGFGAGAGTVPADVAALAGTPTAEPYRIVTIGSEQHYMFTVPSKQNRWKYVTLLPVGQVLDKVERSKLMFLYGVSAIILVGGVLIFLGMRWNYYPIRRLRLETERLLPSQEPKLNEIETVRFALNSLVHQNRWLDQRVKNHSAVAHKQMLISMLRGDVATAEDLKLYGEETLVPIEGSLFCVIIAEFPAAGTGQSLYPSLSALEACWPEGWQAYGLQHLDPSKTIFLISMDGKEMSSLRSALERFRDGSSAAAGRAVTVGTGRAAGPGEIPRSYLEANTALDYRFIQGNGRIIYYEDIPASRSLQERYPHREMEELLSSIRSGNAAKAVSCLTSMLAFIRQNQPPLIVARSLCFEMLRTIDRAWNDVEMDDRSSYHYPDIFTLERFETLDEFEQLIKSVCTDLGDMFRNAQGEGGAARSVEPLLEYIQLHYRDCAFSFQNMARHFNMALPNLSQFFKDQTGVTLLDYTTNLRMETAKKLLAGEDMPLKTVAEQVGYYNVSSFIRRFKQLVGVTPGEFRANIRKT; this comes from the coding sequence ATGAAGCATGCGAGGAGTTACGCGAAAATTTACCGTGTGTTTATCCGATACCTGCTTTCCTATGTCATCCTGCTGCTTTTGCCTATCACGCTGATCACGCTGGTCGTGTACAATGTTTTCGTGGGCAGCCTGCAGGACGAGATGATCGCCGGCAATTTGAACACGCTCGACAAAGTGCGGTTTGCGATGGACGATCAATTGAAGCGAATTGAAGATACGACATACCAGATGATGCTGGAGGACAACCGGTTTTCCCAATACCGCATCTCGGACGATCCGGGCTACAAGGCGTGGGGCATCGTAGGCGAGCTGAGACGTTATGCCAAGATCAATCCGTTTATTCATGAAATATGGTTGTATTATCGCGGGGAATCTTCCGTATATACTAGTAAAAGCGTTTACAGCTTGCCGATGCTAGCGAACCAGGCTTATTCGTTCGGCGATTGGACCGAGGAGCAAATCGCCCGCGATCTCGATTCGCTGCCCGGTCCGGAAATCCGGCCCCCGTCCCGGGATTTGAACGGCAGCGAATCGTTCATGCGGATCATCGTGCCGATTTTTCCGAACCAGAACCGGCCTTATGCGACCGTCGTTTATTTGATCAAGGAATCGACGATTCAGCAGTTTTTGTCCAGCCATGTCCGCACGGGCGGATCGACGTGGATTATCGGTCAAGATAATCGGGTTATTACCGGATTCGGGGCCGGGGCCGGGACGGTTCCCGCCGATGTCGCGGCCTTGGCCGGGACGCCGACGGCGGAGCCGTACCGGATTGTTACGATCGGCTCGGAGCAGCATTATATGTTTACCGTCCCTTCAAAACAAAACCGCTGGAAATATGTGACGCTGCTGCCGGTCGGGCAGGTGCTGGACAAGGTGGAGCGCTCCAAGCTGATGTTTCTTTACGGGGTGAGCGCGATTATCCTGGTCGGGGGCGTCCTCATTTTTCTCGGCATGCGTTGGAATTATTATCCGATTCGGCGCTTGCGGCTGGAAACCGAACGGCTGCTGCCTTCGCAGGAGCCGAAGCTAAACGAAATCGAAACGGTCCGGTTTGCGCTCAATTCGCTCGTTCACCAAAACCGCTGGCTGGATCAGCGCGTGAAAAATCATTCGGCGGTGGCGCACAAGCAGATGCTGATCTCCATGCTCAGGGGCGATGTGGCCACCGCGGAAGATTTGAAGCTGTACGGCGAAGAAACGCTCGTTCCTATCGAAGGCTCGCTTTTTTGCGTGATCATTGCCGAATTCCCGGCGGCCGGAACCGGCCAAAGCTTGTATCCGTCCTTGTCCGCGCTGGAAGCGTGCTGGCCGGAAGGGTGGCAGGCGTACGGTCTCCAGCATCTGGACCCGTCGAAAACGATTTTTTTGATTTCCATGGATGGCAAAGAGATGAGTTCTCTCCGGTCGGCGTTGGAGCGGTTCCGGGACGGGAGCTCGGCGGCTGCCGGAAGAGCCGTCACGGTCGGAACGGGGCGCGCCGCAGGGCCCGGCGAAATTCCCCGCTCGTACCTGGAAGCGAATACGGCTTTGGACTACCGGTTCATCCAGGGCAACGGCCGGATCATTTATTACGAAGACATTCCGGCGAGCCGTTCGCTTCAGGAGCGTTACCCTCACCGGGAAATGGAGGAACTGCTATCGTCCATCCGTTCCGGCAATGCGGCCAAGGCCGTAAGCTGCCTCACCTCGATGCTTGCGTTTATCCGGCAGAATCAGCCTCCGCTGATCGTTGCCCGCAGCTTATGCTTCGAGATGCTTCGCACGATCGACCGGGCGTGGAACGATGTGGAGATGGACGATCGGAGCTCGTATCATTATCCGGACATTTTTACCCTCGAGCGTTTTGAGACGCTGGATGAATTCGAGCAGCTGATCAAATCGGTCTGCACCGACCTGGGGGATATGTTCCGGAATGCGCAGGGAGAAGGCGGGGCGGCAAGGTCGGTAGAGCCGCTGCTCGAATATATTCAGCTACATTACCGGGATTGCGCGTTTTCGTTTCAAAATATGGCGCGCCATTTTAACATGGCTTTGCCGAATTTGAGCCAATTTTTCAAGGACCAGACGGGTGTCACTTTACTGGACTATACGACGAATTTGCGGATGGAAACCGCCAAAAAGCTGCTGGCGGGCGAAGACATGCCGCTGAAGACGGTCGCCGAGCAGGTCGGGTATTACAACGTATCCAGCTTTATCCGGCGGTTCAAGCAGCTTGTCGGCGTCACACCGGGAGAGTTCCGGGCGAATATTAGAAAAACGTGA
- a CDS encoding glycosyl hydrolase family 95 catalytic domain-containing protein has translation MDSNIWFKRPAADWNEALPVGNGRLGGMVFGRVEKECIQLNEDTVWYGGPQDRNNPDALRHLPEMRRLLWEGKLREAHRLAEMAFSGTPCSQRHYMTAGDLLLFMDNHRGETTGYRRELDLETAIASTEYRLGGFQYKRETFASYPDGVLVIRMETDCPDGISFYGRFDRKKGKYVDRTAGISGEMIMMANCCYGEGGKDYVLMLRAVAEGGTTRTVGEHIEVRGARAVTLLVTGATTFRYADPEEACKELLERAAGRAYSELRERHIADYASLFGRVSFRLTASGEELSAVKELSTAERLERLKDGREDHGLVPLYFQYGRYLLIASSRPGSLPANLQGIWNDHMLPPWDSKFTININTQMNYWHAETCNLSECHEPLFELIERLREPGRRTAAVMYGCRGFVAHHNTDIWADTAPQDIYLPATYWTLGAAWLCLHLWEHYRFTQDREFLHRAYETMKESALFFLDFLIADPQGRLVTSPSVSPENTYVLPSGESGTLCYGPAMDSQILRELFAACVQASQLLEADETFRSELSEALSRLPDNRIGKHGQIQEWLEDYDEKDPGHRHISHLFALHPGTQISPETTPELAAAARVTLERRLANGGGHTGWSRAWIINFWARLRDGEKASFNVKELLRKSTLPNLLDNHPPFQIDGNFGGTAGIAEMLLQSHDGVIHLLPALPADWPSGEVTGLKARGGHEVGIVWNNGALREATIRAYGEGVIRLRTGCSVSIEDAEGNPLPLEKQGNGVVAVHVGAAGTGVTNIRIAAV, from the coding sequence ATGGATTCGAACATTTGGTTTAAACGGCCTGCCGCCGATTGGAACGAAGCGCTTCCTGTCGGGAACGGCCGCCTGGGCGGCATGGTGTTCGGGCGGGTCGAGAAGGAATGCATCCAGCTGAATGAGGATACGGTCTGGTACGGAGGGCCGCAGGATCGGAACAACCCGGACGCGCTGCGTCATTTGCCGGAAATGCGCCGGCTGCTGTGGGAAGGAAAGCTGAGGGAGGCGCACCGGCTCGCGGAAATGGCGTTTTCGGGAACGCCCTGCAGCCAGCGGCACTACATGACGGCCGGGGATTTGCTGCTCTTCATGGACAACCACCGGGGGGAGACGACGGGGTACCGGCGGGAGCTGGACCTTGAGACGGCCATCGCTTCGACGGAGTATCGGCTCGGCGGCTTTCAATATAAACGCGAAACGTTTGCCAGTTATCCGGACGGGGTGCTGGTGATCCGTATGGAAACCGATTGTCCGGACGGGATCTCGTTTTACGGCAGGTTCGACAGAAAGAAAGGAAAATATGTCGACCGCACCGCGGGTATTTCCGGGGAAATGATCATGATGGCTAACTGCTGTTACGGCGAAGGAGGCAAAGATTATGTTCTTATGCTCCGGGCGGTCGCCGAGGGCGGAACGACGCGTACGGTCGGCGAACATATCGAGGTGCGCGGCGCGCGGGCCGTTACGCTTCTTGTGACCGGAGCGACCACCTTTCGTTACGCCGATCCGGAGGAAGCGTGCAAGGAGCTGCTGGAACGCGCCGCCGGCCGCGCTTACTCAGAGCTGCGGGAGCGCCACATTGCCGACTACGCCTCGTTATTCGGCAGGGTATCCTTCCGTTTGACGGCGTCCGGCGAAGAGCTGTCGGCTGTCAAGGAGCTGTCTACTGCGGAGCGTCTGGAGCGGTTGAAAGACGGGCGGGAGGACCACGGGCTGGTCCCGCTGTATTTCCAGTACGGCAGGTATTTGCTGATTGCCAGCAGCCGGCCCGGATCGCTTCCCGCCAACCTGCAGGGCATATGGAACGATCACATGCTGCCGCCGTGGGACAGCAAATTTACGATCAATATCAACACGCAAATGAACTATTGGCATGCGGAAACGTGCAACCTGTCCGAATGTCACGAGCCCTTGTTCGAATTGATCGAGCGGTTGCGCGAGCCGGGCCGGCGAACGGCCGCCGTCATGTACGGCTGCCGCGGCTTTGTCGCCCACCACAACACCGATATATGGGCGGATACGGCCCCGCAGGATATTTATTTGCCTGCAACATACTGGACGTTGGGAGCGGCGTGGCTTTGCCTGCATTTGTGGGAGCATTACCGGTTCACGCAGGATAGGGAGTTTTTGCATCGGGCCTATGAGACGATGAAGGAATCGGCGCTGTTTTTCCTCGACTTCCTTATTGCCGATCCGCAAGGGCGTCTTGTCACCTCACCGTCCGTATCTCCGGAAAACACTTATGTGCTGCCGAGCGGGGAATCCGGCACGCTCTGCTACGGCCCGGCGATGGACAGCCAAATTTTGCGCGAGCTTTTTGCGGCCTGTGTGCAAGCTTCGCAACTACTCGAAGCGGATGAAACGTTCCGCTCCGAGCTGTCGGAGGCTCTTTCCAGGCTGCCGGACAATCGTATCGGCAAGCACGGGCAAATCCAGGAGTGGCTGGAGGACTATGATGAAAAAGACCCGGGGCATCGTCATATTTCCCATCTGTTCGCACTTCATCCGGGGACGCAAATCAGTCCGGAAACCACTCCGGAGCTGGCTGCGGCGGCCCGCGTGACGCTGGAACGGCGTCTCGCTAACGGCGGCGGGCATACCGGCTGGAGCCGGGCGTGGATCATCAATTTCTGGGCGAGACTCAGGGACGGAGAGAAGGCGTCGTTTAATGTCAAGGAGCTGCTTCGCAAATCAACGCTGCCCAACCTGCTGGACAATCATCCGCCCTTCCAGATCGACGGCAACTTCGGCGGTACGGCGGGAATCGCCGAAATGCTGCTGCAAAGCCACGACGGGGTTATCCACCTGCTTCCGGCGCTCCCCGCGGATTGGCCGAGCGGTGAGGTTACCGGCCTGAAGGCCCGCGGCGGTCATGAGGTCGGCATCGTATGGAATAACGGGGCGCTTCGGGAAGCGACGATCCGGGCATACGGCGAAGGCGTGATTCGGCTGCGAACCGGCTGCAGCGTAAGCATCGAAGATGCGGAAGGCAATCCGCTTCCATTGGAAAAGCAGGGAAATGGAGTTGTCGCCGTACATGTCGGTGCGGCCGGAACGGGAGTGACGAATATTCGGATCGCAGCAGTTTAG
- a CDS encoding helix-turn-helix transcriptional regulator codes for MKGINEKSSFIFRFQEAVIPLAVSVHSIGLETKSSDYSFKGLTRDDVGGAYLFQYTVSGYAEIRIGDRIFPLDPGKAFLVPFTSDYHYYMPEESDHYECLFISFDGPEAEKCWDYIVGTLGPVLIFSEHSHPIRHLRHMFQEAKTKKITDPYRLSMMAYQFLMELYRFCKGCSTTVVWPEIIAKAARLLDERYCEISHLDELAETLGISKYYLIRLFHRTVGKTPIEYLTRKRMEKAVELLSNTDRSLDDIAQSIGYMNVNYFSKVFRKYFDIPPGKFRKKYDRFDFMFD; via the coding sequence TTGAAGGGAATCAATGAAAAATCGAGCTTCATCTTCCGGTTTCAGGAAGCGGTTATTCCGCTGGCCGTTTCCGTCCATTCCATCGGCCTCGAGACCAAGTCTTCCGATTACAGTTTTAAAGGGCTTACGAGAGATGACGTCGGCGGCGCCTATTTATTTCAATACACGGTTTCCGGATATGCCGAAATTCGCATCGGGGACCGGATATTTCCGCTGGATCCGGGCAAAGCTTTCCTCGTGCCGTTTACATCGGACTATCACTACTACATGCCGGAGGAGAGCGATCACTACGAGTGTTTGTTTATTTCCTTCGACGGTCCCGAAGCCGAAAAATGCTGGGATTATATCGTCGGTACGCTGGGGCCGGTTCTGATCTTCTCCGAGCACTCCCATCCGATTCGCCATCTGCGGCATATGTTTCAGGAGGCCAAAACGAAAAAAATCACCGACCCGTACAGGCTGTCGATGATGGCGTACCAATTTTTGATGGAATTGTACCGGTTTTGCAAAGGCTGCAGCACAACCGTCGTATGGCCCGAGATCATCGCAAAAGCCGCTCGCCTGTTGGACGAGCGGTACTGCGAAATCTCCCATCTGGACGAATTGGCCGAAACACTCGGCATCTCGAAATATTATTTAATCCGTCTGTTTCACCGTACGGTCGGCAAGACGCCGATCGAATATCTCACCCGCAAACGAATGGAGAAGGCGGTCGAGCTGCTCAGCAACACGGATCGTTCTCTTGACGATATCGCCCAGAGCATCGGCTACATGAACGTGAATTATTTCAGCAAAGTATTTCGGAAATATTTCGACATTCCCCCGGGCAAGTTCCGTAAAAAATACGACCGGTTCGATTTCATGTTCGATTGA